Proteins encoded together in one Bradyrhizobium sp. CB82 window:
- a CDS encoding Na+/H+ antiporter: MEARFQIFLILLAVLAGTALLARRFNIAPAILLMLAGVGLAFVPGMPRVELPPELVLLLVLPPLIYSASVAMSWREFRNNLRPIVLLAVGAVIFTAAMVAGAAHFLIGMPWTVGFLLGAIVAPPDVVAPLAIARRLHMPRRILVVLEGEGLANDATALILYRFALAAITTGSFSLPLATGEFFLIVAGEIAYGIGVGWLSLRARKWARDPQVEITLSLITPYLAYWLPEHVGGSGVIATVACGLYVSWNGPLWISSATRLQGIFFWDLVIYLIEGILFLLTGFQMRALYEKSKAFPLDEILVATGVVVLIVVIARFAWLYPATYLPRILSPSLRRRDPSPPWQWAFTLAFTGVRGAVSLAAALALPFVLPGGEAFPYRDLILFVAFGVIFVTLVGVGLGLPKVVRWLGVADAGRSEHLAEHEAEIAARRQALDAALRSLDTLAEETKLSDEVLRLLRARHEIRASQLPDSLDPSGHDVSAAGTTLTRELITAERRFIHELLRDGKITDETRRRIERDLDLEEASLANREFQRVPL; this comes from the coding sequence GTGGAAGCGCGATTTCAGATATTTCTGATCCTGCTCGCCGTGCTGGCCGGCACGGCGCTCCTGGCGCGGCGCTTCAACATCGCGCCCGCCATCCTCTTGATGCTGGCGGGCGTTGGCCTTGCCTTCGTGCCGGGCATGCCGCGGGTCGAGCTGCCGCCGGAGCTCGTGCTGCTCCTGGTGCTGCCACCGCTGATCTATTCGGCCAGCGTCGCCATGAGCTGGCGCGAATTCAGGAACAATCTGCGTCCGATCGTGCTGCTCGCGGTCGGCGCCGTGATCTTCACCGCGGCGATGGTGGCAGGCGCTGCGCATTTCCTGATCGGCATGCCCTGGACGGTCGGCTTCCTGCTCGGGGCCATCGTCGCGCCGCCGGATGTGGTGGCGCCGCTGGCGATCGCGCGCAGGCTGCACATGCCGCGCCGCATCCTGGTCGTGCTCGAAGGCGAAGGGCTCGCCAACGATGCCACCGCGCTGATCCTCTACCGCTTCGCGCTCGCCGCGATCACGACCGGCAGCTTCTCGCTGCCGCTTGCGACCGGCGAGTTCTTCCTCATCGTTGCCGGCGAGATCGCCTACGGCATCGGGGTCGGCTGGCTGTCCTTGCGTGCACGCAAATGGGCGCGCGATCCGCAGGTCGAGATCACGCTGTCGCTGATCACGCCTTACCTCGCTTATTGGCTGCCCGAGCATGTCGGCGGCAGCGGCGTCATCGCCACCGTCGCCTGCGGGCTCTATGTGAGCTGGAACGGGCCCTTGTGGATTTCCTCGGCCACGCGCCTGCAGGGCATCTTCTTCTGGGACCTCGTGATCTACCTGATCGAGGGCATCCTGTTCCTCCTCACCGGCTTCCAGATGCGCGCGCTTTACGAGAAGTCGAAGGCGTTCCCGCTCGACGAGATCCTGGTCGCCACCGGCGTGGTCGTTCTCATCGTGGTGATCGCGCGCTTCGCCTGGCTCTATCCCGCGACCTACCTGCCGCGGATCTTGAGCCCGAGCCTGCGCCGGCGCGATCCCTCACCGCCCTGGCAATGGGCGTTCACGCTCGCCTTCACCGGCGTGCGCGGTGCGGTGTCGCTCGCGGCCGCGCTGGCGTTGCCCTTCGTGCTGCCGGGCGGCGAGGCATTCCCCTATCGCGACCTGATCCTGTTCGTCGCCTTCGGCGTCATCTTCGTCACGCTGGTCGGCGTCGGCCTCGGCCTGCCCAAGGTGGTGCGATGGCTCGGCGTGGCAGACGCCGGCCGCTCCGAGCACCTTGCCGAGCACGAGGCCGAGATCGCCGCACGCCGCCAGGCGCTCGATGCAGCCCTGAGATCGCTCGATACGCTCGCCGAGGAGACGAAGCTGTCCGACGAGGTGCTGCGCCTGCTGCGCGCCCGGCACGAAATCCGCGCCAGCCAGCTCCCCGACTCGCTCGATCCGAGCGGCCACGACGTCTCCGCCGCCGGCACCACGCTGACGCGCGAGCTGATCACCGCGGAGCGCAGGTTCATCCACGAGCTGTTGCGCGACGGCAAGATCACCGACGAAACGAGGCGACGGATCGAGCGTGATCTCGATCTGGAGGAAGCCAGTCTCGCGAACAGGGAGTTTCAGAGGGTGCCGCTGTAG
- a CDS encoding TauD/TfdA family dioxygenase: MSSLAGKQGPRYRHMAEDGAPYETIAVEKLTPIIGAEISGVDIGRLVSDDARSNRQVDEIHRALAENLVIFFRDQHITPKQHLAFGRKFGELHCHPAAPHQDEDPALMKIYADKNSPRANGEGWHSDVSCDLEPPMGSILYIKQCPPRGGDTLFANMYAAYEALSDRMKTYLDGLTALHDGEPIYRGLYANHGVADKPSYPHAEHPVVRTHPVTGKKALYVNRGFTRYINGIPRDESDAMLAYLYQHAENPLFQCRFRWTENAIAFWDNRCTQHRAMWDYWPHTRSGTRVTVKGERPV, encoded by the coding sequence ATGAGCTCGCTCGCCGGCAAGCAGGGTCCGCGCTATCGCCACATGGCGGAGGACGGCGCGCCCTATGAGACCATCGCCGTCGAAAAACTGACGCCCATCATCGGCGCGGAAATATCAGGCGTCGACATCGGCAGGCTCGTATCCGACGATGCGCGCTCCAACCGGCAGGTGGACGAGATCCATCGCGCGCTCGCCGAAAACCTCGTCATCTTCTTCCGCGACCAGCACATCACCCCAAAGCAGCACCTCGCCTTCGGCCGCAAGTTTGGCGAGCTGCATTGTCATCCCGCCGCTCCGCATCAGGACGAAGATCCCGCGCTGATGAAGATCTATGCCGACAAGAACTCGCCGCGAGCCAACGGCGAGGGCTGGCATTCCGATGTGTCGTGCGATCTCGAACCGCCGATGGGCTCGATCCTCTACATCAAGCAATGCCCGCCGCGCGGCGGCGACACGCTGTTCGCCAACATGTATGCGGCCTATGAGGCGCTGTCGGACCGCATGAAAACCTATCTCGACGGCCTCACCGCGCTGCATGACGGCGAGCCGATCTATCGCGGGCTCTACGCCAACCACGGCGTCGCCGACAAGCCGAGCTATCCGCATGCCGAGCACCCGGTGGTGCGCACACATCCGGTTACGGGCAAGAAGGCCCTCTACGTCAACCGCGGCTTCACCCGTTACATCAACGGCATTCCCCGCGACGAAAGCGACGCGATGCTCGCTTATCTCTATCAGCACGCCGAAAACCCGCTGTTCCAGTGCCGCTTCCGCTGGACCGAGAACGCCATCGCCTTCTGGGACAACCGCTGCACCCAACACCGCGCGATGTGGGACTACTGGCCGCACACGCGCTCCGGCACGCGCGTAACGGTGAAGGGCGAGCGGCCGGTGTAG
- a CDS encoding N-acetylmuramoyl-L-alanine amidase, with protein MPSLRDIIAAIVASLLPLSLAPIDASHAVPAWKIVRAKPKPNAKPVLEHCAPAKFRIVVDVGHTAEALGADSARNDPEFAFNLRLARLISTRLKSEGFATTRLLVTEGRARPSLFKRVNVANDWRADLFLSIHHDAVPDKLLEEWEFEGAKSHFSDRFSGYSLFVSRQNPHYAASLAFARLVGRELKAQDLTYAHQYTLPLMGRYRHELLDKDFGVYRYDQLIVLSRTRSAAVLLEAGSIINRDEEMAMNSPERQQVIATAVAGAMKEFCEKR; from the coding sequence TTGCCGTCCTTGCGGGACATCATTGCGGCGATCGTTGCTTCGCTTCTTCCGTTGTCGCTCGCGCCGATCGACGCGAGTCATGCCGTGCCGGCGTGGAAGATCGTGCGCGCCAAGCCCAAGCCCAATGCCAAGCCCGTGCTCGAACATTGCGCGCCGGCCAAGTTCCGCATCGTCGTGGACGTCGGCCACACCGCCGAAGCCCTCGGCGCCGACAGCGCGCGCAACGATCCGGAGTTCGCGTTCAATCTCCGGCTTGCGAGGCTCATCTCTACGAGGCTGAAGTCGGAGGGTTTTGCCACGACACGTCTCTTGGTGACCGAGGGCAGGGCGAGGCCGAGCCTGTTCAAGCGCGTCAATGTCGCCAACGACTGGCGGGCCGATCTCTTCCTGTCGATTCATCACGACGCCGTGCCGGACAAACTCCTGGAGGAGTGGGAGTTCGAGGGCGCGAAAAGCCATTTCAGCGACCGCTTCTCCGGTTACTCGCTGTTCGTCTCGCGGCAGAATCCGCATTATGCGGCGAGTCTTGCGTTCGCGCGCCTCGTCGGCAGGGAGTTGAAGGCGCAGGACCTGACTTACGCGCACCAGTACACCCTGCCGCTGATGGGCCGTTATCGTCACGAGCTGCTGGACAAGGATTTCGGCGTCTATCGCTACGACCAGCTCATCGTGCTCTCACGCACGAGAAGCGCCGCGGTCCTGCTGGAGGCTGGCTCCATCATCAATCGCGACGAGGAGATGGCGATGAATTCGCCCGAGCGGCAGCAGGTGATTGCAACGGCCGTGGCGGGTGCGATGAAGGAGTTTTGCGAGAAGCGCTAA
- the ispG gene encoding flavodoxin-dependent (E)-4-hydroxy-3-methylbut-2-enyl-diphosphate synthase, which produces MNKPENTIDSDIAGPQPRHNTTQVKVGDVAVGGGAPIVVQSMTNTDTADIEGTIAQVAALSRAGSEMVRITVDREEAAAAVPHIRDGLRKRGITTPLIGDFHYIGHKLLADHPACAEALDKYRINPGNVGFKDKRDTQFADIIEIANKHDKPVRIGANWGSLDQELLSKLMDENAASANPRDARAVMREAMVQSALLSAARAEELGMPKNRIILSAKVSAVQDLIAVYEVLASRSDYAIHLGLTEAGMGTKGIVASSAALGILLQQGIGDTIRISLTPEPGGDRTREVQVAQELLQTMGFRTFVPLVAACPGCGRTTSTTFQELARSIQDFIRDEMPTWKTKYPGVEELNVAVMGCIVNGPGESKHANIGISLPGTGEAPAAPVFVDGKKFRTLRGPGIAADFKALVIDYIDQRYGQGAKVPVTAAE; this is translated from the coding sequence ATGAACAAGCCCGAAAACACCATCGATTCCGACATCGCGGGGCCTCAGCCGCGCCACAACACCACCCAGGTCAAGGTCGGCGACGTCGCCGTCGGCGGCGGCGCGCCCATTGTGGTGCAGTCGATGACCAACACCGACACGGCCGATATCGAGGGCACCATCGCCCAGGTCGCAGCGCTGTCGCGCGCCGGCTCCGAGATGGTCCGAATCACCGTGGACCGCGAAGAGGCCGCCGCCGCCGTTCCGCACATCCGCGACGGCCTGCGCAAGCGCGGCATCACCACGCCTTTGATCGGCGACTTCCATTATATCGGCCACAAGCTGCTCGCCGACCATCCGGCCTGTGCGGAAGCGCTCGACAAGTACCGCATCAATCCGGGCAATGTCGGCTTCAAGGACAAGCGCGACACCCAGTTCGCCGACATCATCGAGATCGCCAACAAGCACGACAAGCCGGTGCGCATCGGCGCCAATTGGGGCTCGCTCGACCAGGAGTTGTTGTCCAAGCTGATGGACGAGAACGCGGCCTCGGCCAATCCGCGCGATGCCCGCGCCGTGATGCGCGAAGCCATGGTGCAGTCAGCGTTGCTCTCGGCGGCGCGCGCCGAAGAGCTCGGCATGCCCAAGAACCGCATCATCCTGTCGGCCAAGGTGTCGGCGGTGCAGGATCTGATCGCCGTCTATGAGGTCCTGGCGAGCCGTTCCGACTACGCCATCCACCTCGGCCTCACCGAGGCCGGCATGGGCACCAAGGGCATCGTCGCCTCGTCGGCCGCGCTCGGCATCCTGCTGCAGCAGGGCATAGGCGACACCATCCGCATCTCGCTGACGCCGGAGCCGGGCGGCGACCGCACCCGCGAGGTGCAGGTGGCCCAGGAGCTCTTGCAGACCATGGGTTTCCGCACCTTCGTGCCGCTGGTTGCGGCCTGTCCGGGCTGTGGGCGCACCACCTCGACCACGTTCCAGGAGTTGGCCCGCTCGATCCAGGATTTCATCCGCGACGAGATGCCGACCTGGAAGACGAAATATCCCGGAGTCGAAGAGCTCAACGTCGCGGTCATGGGCTGCATCGTCAACGGCCCTGGCGAATCCAAACACGCCAATATCGGCATCTCCTTGCCCGGCACCGGCGAGGCGCCGGCCGCCCCCGTCTTCGTCGACGGCAAGAAGTTCCGCACCCTGCGCGGCCCCGGCATCGCCGCCGACTTCAAGGCACTGGTGATCGACTACATCGACCAGCGCTATGGCCAGGGTGCCAAGGTGCCGGTAACGGCGGCGGAGTAG